CGCTGCTGCTGGGTGTTCAGGTAGGCATCCAGATCGAAAGACGACATGTCAGGTGACCTCGGGCGTGGGCTGTGGAAGGAGCTGGCGCAGACGGCGGATCAGCGCCTCCAGGTCCAGGGGCTTCACGAAATAATCCGCGGCGCCGGCTTCCGCGCCGCGCCGCTTGTCCTCGGGCTCCCCACGTCCACTGATGAAGATGATGGGGATGTCGCGGAACTGTTCGTTCTTCTTGACGGCCTTGCACAACTCGAAGCCATCGATCCAGGACATGTTCACGTCCATGAGGATGACGTCGGGCCGCTTGAGTTGGAGGGAGGCGATGAGCCGCAGACCGTTGGCGGCGGCGTTGACCTCGAAGTCCTCGGACTCCAGGGCGAGCGAGAGCAACTCGCGCGTGTCGCGGTCATCGTCGACGATGGTGACCTTGGGCTTGGACATGAGATGGCCGGGGTGGGGGGTCGTCGTCCCTGGACAAACTAGAACGGCACATCATCCTCGGGAGGGGGGGTGGCCGCTCGGGAAGCGGCCGGGCTGCTCCGGGCCGGAGCGGGAGTGGCGGGCACCGGGGGCTTCACGCCCGCCTGCAGCGCCACCACCTCGTCCTGCCCATCCGCGGACAGCAGCTCCTCGATGCGCTTCTCCGCCGCGTTGAGCAACTGCTCACCCCGGCGCACCAGCTTGATGCCCTCCTCGAAGGACTTGAGCGACTCCTCGAGCGAGAGGGTGCCGCCCTCGAGCCGGGCCACCATCTCCTCGAGCTTCTGCACCACGTCCCCGTACTGTTCGGGCACCGCCTCCGCCGCCTTGCCCCTGCTGTCCTTCGCCACGGTGTGTCCACCTCGAGAGAAAGAGCCGGCGGACTCTATAGAGGAGGCCATCTCCAGGTTCCAGAGGGACCTGAGGGGGGTTGGTTAGCAATCCACCGGACCCTTCACGGCCGTCACGGTGGCCTCGATTTCCTCACATCCCTGGAGCGTCCTGGCCCCGGCGCTGGCGAACTTGATGCCGAGCAGCTCACCGGGCTGGACGTCCGCGATGGAACGCACCACGCCCCCGTCGCGCCGCCGGACGGTGACGGCGTAGCCGCGGGACATGACCTTGAGGGGGCTCAGGGCATCCAGCCGGCCCTCCAACCCCTGGAAGTGACGCTGGGCGTGGGCGAGCGCGTCCTTCTCCAGGGCCACCAGGCGGGCCTTGTGCTCGGCCAGCCGGGCGCGCAGCTCGGCCACCCGCGCCACCGGGGAGACACGCTCCAGCCGCAAGCGGGCCTGGGCCGCCCGGGCCCGGCGCGCCGCCACGTCCGCGCGCAGCGCGTCCTTGAGCCGGGCGGACAGCTGCACCAGACGCGCGCGCTGCTCGGCCAGCCGCGACTGGGGCCGCTGGCGTTGCAGGTGCTCGGTGTGGGCCCGGAGATCCTCCCGGTGCCGCCGGAGCACCAGACGCATCTGCCGCGTCATGGCCTCCTCGGCGTCCGCCAGCCGCAGCCGCTCGTTGGACAGGCGCCGGCGGGGATCCACCAGCCCGCCCCGCGCCTGCCCCAGGGCGCCGCGCAACTCCAGGACGCGGCGCTCGACCGCCTTGCGCAGCCGCACCGACCAGGTGGCCAGGCCGTACTCCAGCTCCTGCAGCACCGGCGCGAGCCGCTCCGCCGCCGCGCTGGGCGTGGGCGCGCGCCAGTCCGCCACGAAGTCCGCGATGGTGAAGTCAATCTCGTGCCCGATGGCGGACACCACCGGCACGGGCGAGGCGAAGATGGCGCGCGCCACGCGCTCCTCGTTGAACGTCCAGAGATCTTCCTTCGAGCCGCCGCCGCGCGTGACGACGATGACGTCCACGTCCGTGCGCGACAGGCGCTCGATGCCGCGGGCCACCTCCTCGGCGGACCCCTCGCCCTGCACGCGCGCGTCACACAGCAGCACGGACAGGCGCGGGTGGCGCGAGTGCAACACGCGCAGGAAGTCCTGCAGCGCCGCGCCGGTGCGGCTCGTCACCACGCCGATGCGCCGGGGCAGGAAGGGCAGCGGGCGGGGCGGCCGGACGCGGTTGTCGCCAATGAGCCCCTCGGCGGCCAGCCGTGCCTTGAGCTGCTCGAAGGCGAGCGCCAGTGCCCCCTCCCCTTCCGGCTCCAGCTTGAAGGCGATGAGGCTGTAGCGCCCCGAGGGCGCGTAGAGGTCCACGCTGCCCTCGACCACCACCGCGAGCCCGTCGCGCAGGTGGAAGCGCAGCCGCGCCGCCTGCGAGGCCCACATCTTCACGTCGATCGACGCCTCCGCGTCCTTGAGCGTGAAGTACAGGTGGCCGCGGGCGTTGGCGCCCCGGAAGCCGGACACCTCGCCACGCACCAGCACCCGGGGGAAGCGCGACTCGAGGGTCGTCTTGATCTGCTGGGTGAGCTCGCCCACGGTGAGCACCGTGCGCGTGGGCGCCGCCGGGCGCGCGGGCGCTCCGGGCAGCGGGGACAGCGACGTGGACACGTCCGCCAGCGCCGCGGGCGGCACGGGTGCGGGGGGCCGGGCGGGAGGCTCGGGCGGCTTGGGCGCCACGACCTCCACCGCCGGCGGAGCCAGGGGAAGAAGAGCCCCGCCGAACAGATCTCCCTGTCCGGCCGGAGGGGCGGGAGGAGCCTCGCCCGTCGCGCGCCGCTTCTTCATCGCTTGAGCTTCTCGACCCAGCCCTTGGCCTTCTGGTGCGTCTCGTCATCCGGCGACGTCATGGACATGACCTCGCGGAACTTGGGCAGCGCCTCCTCGGGATCGGTGTCCTTCATGGCGTAGGCGCTCATGTAGACGTCCTTCGCCTTCTGGCGCATCTCGTTGACGATGTTGGCGGCGCCCGTGTTGCTCGGGTCGGCCTGGAGGGCGCGCTGGGCATAGTCCATCGCGCGGCCCCACTGCCCGGACACCTTCGCCGACGAGGCCATCTTGTAATAGTTGTTGGCGGCGCGCTTGCCGGCCCCGGCGACGAGCTTGCTGCCGCGGCCGCTGGTGATCTTCCGGTCCAGCTCCAGCAGGCGCGTCAGGCCCCGGTCATCCAGATCCTCCATCCGCTTGTAGAGCATGCCGAAGTCGCCGAGCTGGCTCGTGAGCGTCTTGCACTGCGGGGCCTTGGATGCGCAGTCGTTGGCGATGGCCATGGCGCCCTGCAGATCGCCATCGCGGTAGCGATCCACCGCTTGATCCCACGGCTTGGGCACCGCCTTGGGAGTGGGCGGAGGGGGCGGCGCGTCGCGCTCCGCGATGGCGCGCGCGGCCTGCTCGTTGACGACCTTGGCGTCGCGGTGCTCCGGGAAGGCCACGAGCACGTCGTCGGTGATGGCCTTGGCCTGATCCAACTGCTTCTGCGTCAGGAGCGACTGGGCCTCGCCCACGCGCTTGTCGGCCTTGTCCTTCAGCTCCCGGCGCAACGAGCCCACCACCTCGAACATCTGGGTGTCCTGGGACACCTTGGCCAGGGAGGTGAACGCCGGGCCGAGCTGGTTCTGCGCCAGCGCCGTCCGGGCCGCCTCGAGCGCCAGCTGGTTGGGAATCTCCTTCTCCACGCGCGCCAGGTAGTCGCCCACCTGCGGGTGGTCGGGCTCGGCCTCCTTGAGCTCGAGCAGCCGCGCCTTGGCGTCGGTCCACTTGCCGTCGCGGATGAGGTTCTTGGCCTCCTGGAAGAGACCGGCGATCTGCTCGCGCTGCAGCTGGGCGGCCTGGGCGCTCTGGCGCAGGGTCTCGGCCTGCCGCTGCTGCTGCACCTTCATGACGAGCAGCACGACCGCCAGGAGCACGAAGACGGACGCGGAGATCACCAACAGGCGCTTCTTGCGCTTCTGCGCCTCGGGATCCGCCGCCGCCGCGCGGCCCCGGCCCGGGCGCACCCGCGACTCGGGACGGGGCGGAGGACGCCGGGGGGCGATCGCCGCCTCCCCATTCCCCTCCTCCCCTTCCTCCTCCGCGGCGGGCGCCGCCGGGGCGGCCGCGGTGCGGGTACGTGCCGGGCGCGCGGGCGGTGCCGAGGGCATCGGCATCATCATCGTGGCATTGGAGGCGTCGTTGAAGGTGAGCTCCGTGTCGCCCAGCGTGAGCACGGCGCCGGAACTCAGGGGCGTCTCCTCGCTCAGGGGCTCGCCATTCATCAGGGTGCCGTTACCGGACCCCAGATCGTTCACCGTCCAGCCTCCGCCCAGGCGCCGGATGAGCACGTGCCGACGGGACACCGAGGAGTCCGGGATGCAGATGGGGTTGTCGTTGGCACGGCCGATGACGTACTCGCCATCCTCCAGACCGAACTCCTGACCGGCGCAGGGACCCGCGGTGCACACCAGCTTCGTGGCCGACGGCGGGAGGGGCTCCCGCTCGGGGGCACGAGGCGCGGCGGCGGCGGTGGGACTCCTACGCGCTCCGGGACGCGGACGCGCGGCGCCGCCCGAGGGGGCGTCCGACGAGGAACTGGTCGTGGGGCGACGACGGGTGGGAGGGGAACCGTTCGACATGGGAAGTCACCGCTTCATTTCGTACACGGAGACGGGCGTCACGGCCCGTGCTCGATGGCCTTCTGGGGCCGATTGTGACAGCGATGCGCCCCGGGAGGAAAGCTCCGGTTGATTTCGCCGGGCACCGGGGCCGCCCGCTCGGTGGCCTTGAACTGGATGTCGCGCTGGAAATCCAGCCCCAAGTGGCCAGATGTCCGCTCCAGGTCGACCGTCAACCGGCCGGGCATGAGGCGGACCCCCGGGTCCAGGTCCGACGGGCCCTGGAGTGCCTCGGGGGATGCTCCTCGTCCGCGCGGGAGGTCCTCCCCGCGCGGACTAGCTGCCGACGTCGCCGAACATGAACTGGAACACGATGGGCCCGAAGAGCACCATGAACACCGTGGGGAAGATGCACGCGATGAGCGGGAAGAGCATCTTCACCGGCGCCTCGCCGGCGAGCTTCTCGGCGCGCTGGGTGCGGTCGATGCGCAGCTGGGTGGACTGGATGCGCAGCACCTTGCCGAGGCTGGTGCCCATCTTGTCCGCCTGGATGAGCGCGGTGACGAAGGTGGTGAGCGACGGCAGGTCCACGCGAGCGATCATCGCCTTGAGGCCCTCCTCGCGCGTCTTGCCCATCTTGAGCTGCTTGAGGACGATCTGCAGCTCCTCGCGCAGCGGGCCCGCCTTGCCCTTCTCCACCACCTTGGCCAGCGCGCCCGTGAAGTCCAGGCCCGCCTCCACCGACAGCGTCAGCAGGTCCAGGTTGTAGGGCAGCGCCCGGGAGATGAGCAGGTGGCGCTTCTTCACCTGATCGTTCACCCAGATGAGCGGGTAGTACATGCCGAAGAGCAGGAAGAGCAGCGCCCAGGCCAGGTTCTCGCCGATGGCGTTCACCAGGATGAGCCCCGCCACCAGACCCACGGCGGCGGAGATCTCCTGCAGCGCCATGATGTCCTCGGGCTTGAAGGCCTGGGGCTCACCCGCCCGGATGAGGGCGCGGCGCATCTTGGTCTCGTAGCCCGGCCACATGAAGCGGCGGTTGAGCACGCCGAGCTTGCGGATGGCGACCGAGCTGAAGCCCGCGACGCCACCGGCCGACTCGTCGCGCACCTCCGAGACGAACTGCGAGAAGTAGTTCTGGTAGACGCCGAACCCGAAGAAGCCCACGGACGCCGCGAACATCAGCGCCGAGCCGCCCATCAGCGTCGTGGTGAGAACATCGCTCATGGCCGTTCCTTAAATGTCGATGTTGACGATGCGCCGGATGATGAGCACGCCCATGACTTCCATGAGCGCGATGATCGTCACCAGCACATACCCGAACCAGTGGTCCATCATCGGCTCCATCAGGTCGGGACGCATGTAGTTGAGCACCAGGCCGAGCACGCCCGGCATGGCCGCCACCACCCAGCCCTGCAGCTTGCCCTGGGAGGTGAGCGCGTCGATCTTCCCCTCGAGCCGGAAGCGCTCGCGGATGACGCTCGAGATGGTCTCGAACATCTCCGCCATGTTGCCGCCCAGCTGCCGCGCGATGTTGGTGGCCACCACCACCAGCTCCAGGTCGTCGCTGCCCACCCGGCGGCCCATGTTGATGAGGGCCTCCTCCAGGGGCACGCCCAGCTTGATCTCCTTGACGAAGAGACCGAACTCCTGGGCCAGCGGCGGCTGGGCCTCGCGCGCCACGTGCTCGATGGCCTGCGGGAACGTGAGGCCCGCCTTGAACGCATTGGCCATGGCCTGCAGCGCGTCCACCAGCTGCACGTTGAACTTCTTGATGCGCCGCTTGCGGTAGTGCTTCACCAGGATGATCGGCAGGAAGAAGCCGAAGATGGTGCACACCACGCACAGGATGGGGTTGAAGATGATGTACGACAGGATGCCCAGAAGGCACATGCTGGCGATGTTGAGCACCAGCAGCTGACGGGCATCGATGAAGAGGAACATGTCGCTCAAGTCGTTCATCGACTTGACGACGTAGCGCTCCTGATACTGCTCGTAGGCCTTCGCCAGCACGGTGAAGATCACCAGGCTGAAGAAGAAGACCGATCCGGTGACGAGGAGGAGGACGATTCCGGCCAGCATGGGCGAGGACTTCCTTCAGCGACGGGGGGAGGCCAGCAGCGGGGAGGAAGGGATCAAGCGGGGCCTCAGGGAGTACCCGAGGAGCCCACGGCGCTCTTCTCCGAGGCGCTGCCCTTGATGATCTGGATGATCTCGCGGCGCTTCTGCTCGAGCACGCGGGTGCGCTCGCCCGACAGGAGCGTGGTGATGGTGGCGCGGCCGCGCTCCTCGATCATGTCCACGTCCTCCTCGTTGCGCAGCGACAGCGTGAGGTTGCCGAGCTCCGCGGCCAGGGTGAGGATCTCCGCCTCCTCGGGGATGACCATCAGCGTGATGTTGTTGTACTCGCGCTGGGACTCGGGGATGAGGTTCACGTTCGTGGTGCCCGTCACCTTGCCGGTGGCCAGGACGATCACGTTCTGCAGGAGCGTCACCGCCACGCTCTCGTCCGTCTGCGGATCGCGGAAGGTGCCGATCACGTCCACGTGATCATTGGGACGCACCCAGCCACCCACCGACGTGGTGACGCGCGAGTCGATGGTGACGGCGCGCACCTTCTTCTGCACCTTGGTGGACAGGCGCTCGGCGGCCTTGGTCGTCTCGAACTGGCTCCACAGCAGCGGGTCACCCGTCTGCAGCGCCACGAGCACCTTCTGGCCCACCACGTAGTTGGCCGAGTCCGGCTTGACCACCGAGGAGGTGACGAACTGCTCGGGCACCTGCCGCTGGCTGATCATCTCGAAGGTGATGACAGTCCCCTCGGGCAGATCCTGCGTGGCCACGACCACCGGCACCAGGTTCCAGCCCCGGCGTACGTCCGCCTCCTTCTTCTTGATGGCGGACCACGCGATGATTCCAGCCAGCAGGCCGAGGCCCAGCGCGATGATCAGAGGAGTCTTACCCTTCAACATGTCTTGAGGACCTCCAAAAGCGGGGGGTCGCCCGTGCAGGGCGGGAATGCGGCGGTGCGGGAGCTGTTCTGCAAAGCGGGGGCCCGGGGCACCAGCGGGCGGGGATGTTATCCAGTAGTCATGGAAGGTGTCAAAGACGCGAGAGTGCGGTTGCCTGCCTGGCCTACCCACCGCGTCGACCGTCCCGGATACCTGACACGTTGCTTCGCCGGTGGACTCCCCTCTGGCGGCCACCTGACCGATACACGCCCTGGCATGAATGTCGCTAGATGGCGGCATTCATGAGTCAACACTCCCCCCCGTCCCGGGAATCCGGGCAAGCGGCGGTCGAATCGGCACTGGTGCTGCCGCTGATGGTCTTCCTGGGCCTGGGCCTCATCCAGCTGACGATGATGCAGCAGGCGAAGTTGATGACCGAGTACGCGGCGTACTGCGCGGCGCGCACGGGAATCGTGTGGAACGGCAACAACGAGCGCATGCACGACGCGGCCATCATCGCGCTCTTGCCCACCATGGGCCGCACGGACACCCTGCTCCACCTGGGCAAGACGTGGGCGCTGGCGCAGCTCTACGACGAGGCGCTGCAGCTGCTGGCCTGGCCGAACAAGAAGCAGAGCGATGATCCGAAGGCGGGCTCGACGAAGACCTCGAGCGTGCCGGCCTCGGTGAACGGCTCCAACCTGTTCGGCCAGGTGCGCGTCGACACGGTGAATCCCTCCTGGTACTCGCCCATCAAGAGCGTGTGGAAGCTGCGCTCGGGCGCGGGCTGGAAGGAGCTGGACTTCGACGGGCCGGACACCTACCCGCAGGTGCCGTCGCTGGAGTCGAAGATCGCCAAGTTCTTCAACCTGGCCCTGCCGGACAACGACGAGGAGGTCTACCGCAAGGCCACGGTGCTGAGCATCCGGGTGCGCTACTGGTACGAGCTGCGCGTGCCCTTCGCCAACTGGATCATCTTCACGTCCTGGTGGGCGGCCAACGCGGGGGTGACCCTGGGCGGCGCCATCTACAAGCCCACGACCGACTCGGGCGCGCGCATCACCAGCAAGAAGGGCGGCATGAGCGAGGTGGGCGCGGTGCCCGTCAAGGGACTGGAGCACCAGCGCGGCTACAACTCGCTCTACCAGCCGGAGATGACCGTGCTCTGGATGCTGGCCACCGGCAGCATCCCGCTGCTCTCGAAGTACGTGGGCAAGCGCTACTTCATCCCGCTGACGGCCACCTACAGCATGCGGATGCAATCGAACTTCTACTACAAGTGGCTGATGCACCTGGAACCGGAGTGGGGACTGTAGAGCCATGGTGACCCGTGCACTACGACGCGGCATGAAGCGGCAGGAGGGCCAGGCCCTCGTGCTCGCCTGTCTGTTGATGCTCATCCTGAGCATCGCGCTCATCACGACGGTGAACATCGGCCATGGGGTGCACGAGCGCATCCGCCTGCAGAACACGGCGGACGCGGCGGCCTACTCCACGGCGGCGATGGAGGCGCGCGCGTTCAACTTCTACGCGTTCACCAACCGCACCCAGGTGTCGCACTACGTGTCGGCGATGATGTGGCAGTCGCTCGACTCGTTCCTGTTCTCCATCCAGGCGTTCCTGACGGACATCTTCGGGTTCATGCGCACCGTCGGCCCGTGTTTCCCCTCGGACTCACGCAGCAGTTACTGGATCATCGTCTGCGCCGTGCTCGACCGGATCCCCTACGTCAACATCGTCATGAAGGCGCTGGACATCGTCTACAAGGCGGTCCGGCTGATCCTCGACGTCATGAAGAAGGTCTTCCCGGCCATCGATCGCGCCATTGGAAGGATCGTGGTGCCCGGGCACCGGATGCTCAACGGGGTGATGGCCGGTGCGTCCACGGCGGTGATGATGTCCACGTCCACCTACGTGATGGGCACCTCCAACAAGATCATCGCCGCGAACGATCCCAACGTGGACTCGCTCATCCCGCAGACGCTCGCGGGGCTCATCAATCAGTGCCTCTACAACCGCACCCACTACAAGCAGGCCAACGGCACGCCGTTTTCTCCGGTCAACCCCTTCAAGGAACTGGACCCCACGGTGCGGGACGAGTCCAGCAAGGTCGCCCGCGCCAAGCGGGTGATGGCGGGAATCACCAACGCCACGCGCTTCCCCTGTGACGCGAAGACGAGTCTGTGCCCGGAGACGTTGGTCACCAAGCGCACCCTGGGTGCGCTGCTGCCCATCCCCGACTGGCTCAAGCCCCTGGAGACCTTCCTCGACAACATTCCCAAGTGGGGCCAGACGCGCTTTCTCACCTACAAGCTGGGCTACGGCACGGACGAGAACGAAACGGGGGCCAAGTCCAAGAAGCGCAACAAGATCCGCGAGATGAACGATCTGCCCAACTCCCCCATGGGCATGATCGCCCAGGGAGACATCCTCGCCTCGGACGACCCGTACTACATCAAGCTCGGGCCGAGCCGGCTCGGCATTGTCAACAACCCCTTCAGCTGCCCCAAGGAGCGCAGCTCGAAGGACAAGCGGACGTGGCGCGACTGCTGGGGAGATCCGCGCGAGGACAAGGACAGCACGCTCAAGACGAGCATCTGGGCCTTGAGCAAGCACGAGCGCAAGGGCGGCGCGCACTGGCGGGTGGTGTTCCCCGGCCAGGCCTCCGACGAGGATGACGAGAAGGTGGGGCTCTACGAGAACAAGCCCTGTCTGTTGGATACGCCGATCAAGTGCTTGTTCAAGATGTCCGTGTTCGTGGCCAACACCCGGATCGATCCGGATGACAAGGACCACGCCTGGGAAGGCCTGATGCCCTTCCCGCACTTCGAGCCCGGCGACTACGCGAAGGACTGCGGAGGGGGCTTCGGCTCCGACCCCAGCACCACGCAGATGGCCCAGCGCAAGCATGACTTCAACCAGCCGTCGACGTGGGTGCTGCTCAACAAGAGCTCGGACGAGCTGCACAACTCCAAGGCGGACCAGACCGGCGCCACCTACAACAAGCCGGGCCTGCTCAACGACAGCGGCAAGCTCACCTTCTCCATGGGCTCGTCGTCCACGACGCTGGAGCTGGACAACGATCGCAAGAAGCTGGAGATCGCCGGCTTCCAGGTCTCCTCGGGCATGAGCGTCATCTCGCGCGGGCAGACGTACTACCACCGGCCCGGCAACTGGACCGAGCAGCCCAACTTCTTCAACCCCTACTGGAGACCGCGCCTGGCGGCCGTCTGGCAGGGCCGGGAGTCGCTGCCGCTCATCAACAAGCTCACCAACGCGCTGCCCGAGTCCGTGCGCGACACGCCCGCGAAGATCATCACCCACTGAGAACCGTCATGCTCCGCTCACGCGCACACAAGAAGACCATCCGGCGCGGCGCCGCCATCGTGGAGTTCGCGCTCGTGGTGCCCCTGCTGGTGTCCATCCTCATGTTCAGCATGTTCCTGAGCGACATCGTCCGGGCCAAGCTCAAGATGCAGGAGGCCAGCCGCTACACGGCGTGGGAGATGAGCAGCTACACGCTGAGCGACTACGGCAGCGCGGATCACGACAAGGCCTTCGAGACCGCCCAGAAGGCGGCGGTGGACGAGGCGACCGAGCGCTACAAGGACCTGGACTCGCTCGAGCCGGACGGCAAGTTCGGCTTCATGCTGAGCGCGGATCCGGTGCAGGTGAAGGTGGAGAACCAGACCGTGGCGGGCATCGACCTGAGCCGGGTCTTCGAGGGAAACGGAGGCGTGGGCGACGAGGCCAGCAACGCGGTGGGCAAGACGCTCAACTTCTTCCTCGACCACTTCAAGATGAACACCAAGGGGCAGGTGCAGGTGGAGATCACCAGCAAGCTCGCCAGCCTCGGGCTGCCCCGCAACTACCTGCAGCAGGAGCAGAAGGGCTTCTTCGACGTGGACAACTGGGGCGGCAAGGACCTGAGCAACCTGCCGGTGAAGAACCGCTACACCCTCATCGCCACCGGGTGGCAGCTGCCCGACGGAGCCAACGCCGTCATGGCCCCCAAGCGGGCGGGCGTGCACAGCGGAGGAAGCCAGCACGGCATGGCCGCGCAGGTGGACCGGATGACGTTCCTGGGTATAGGAAACTACGCGGACAAGGTGGGGTTGGACTCGCTCGGCTCGATCGCCAACTTCGTGTTCCCCGACTTCTTCGGACCGTTCGTGGTCGCCCACAACTATGAGCCCGCGGCCGAGGGGAACGAATGCAACAAGCCGGGGCACGGCGCCTCGGTGGGACTCAACAACCTCAACAAGTATCCCGGTCTGGACGACGACGCCCAGCGCTGCTTCGACACCGCCCCGTTCCGCGACACCCAGAAGTACGACGACTCGCTCTACCGCAAGGTGTTCATGGCCCGGGGCAACAGCTTCATGGGCTGCAAGAACGAACAGGCGGACATGCCCAACACGCCCCAACCCGATTCCAGCGTCCAGAAGGACAAGAACAAGAAGAAGGTGTCGTGCGAGTAAGCTCCCTCCCCCTCCTGGCGTTGCTCCTCTGGGCCCCCGTGTCGCGGGCCGAGCAGGAGCTCGCGGTCTATCCTGGCACCGTGCACACGCGGATCGGCAATGATCTGCTCATCGACGGCCAGTACCACCGCATGGCCTACTTCACCACCAAGGACTCCCTGGAGAAGGTGGCGAAGTACTTCCAGGGCTACTGGCGCAAGCAGGGCTACCCCGTCGTCGTGGAGGGGGACTTGAAGAACGAGGCCGTGGTGTCGGCCTTCTATACCCGCGAGGGGCTCCAGCGGGCCGTGGTGCTGCGGGCCGAGCGGGACAGGACGGTGGGCTTCACCGTGCTCAAGGATCTCTGGCTGTACGAGAAGCCGCCGGACGCGGGCAAGGGCCGCTTCATCCAGATCGAGGGCTCGCTCTTCAGCGCGGACGTGGGCTCGAGGGACGAGGCCGGGAGCACCCAGCACCGCACCCAGGTGGTGGAGCGGGGACTGGACGAGGTACGGCAGGAGATCGTCTCCAAGATGAGCGCCACGGGCTACAAGCCGGTGCGCGAGTCCGGAGGCAAGCTGGATGGCCAGCGCAACATCGTGCTCGAGTTCACGCGTGGGGCCGAGCAGGCGATCACCACGCTGGTGGAGCTGGCGCCCTCGCAGGTGGCCGTGTCGCAGAGCTGGGTGGGAACGGACCGTCCGGACGGCATGCCCAACGCGGACGCCGTGCGCCAGGCGCGCGAGGCGCACGCGCGCGAAGTCCAGCAGCGCCGGGAGAAGAAGCCATGAGCGCGCTGCTGTGTGCCGTGTCGGTGGCGCTGGTGGCGGCGGCCCCGCAGCAGCTGTCGCGCGAGAGCCGGATGCTCTTCGAGACCGCCCCCGCCCGGCTGGAGGCCCGCGTCGGGGAGTGGGTGACGTACCAGATGGATGGCGCGCCCCAGCAGGGCTTCATGCGCCTGGCCGTCGTCGGCGAGGAGAAGGACGCGAAAGGGCGGGACGCGGTGTGGGTGGAGATGGAGTTCGGCAGGCACTCGGAGCTCAAGGCGCCGCTGGCGCAGTACCTCATGTTGGTGACGCGTGACGTGGGGCTGCGCTCGGAGGGCGTGACGCGGTTGTTCGTCAGCCAGGGCTACGAGAAGCTGCAGGAGCTGGAGCAGGACGCCGTGGCCCACTTCATGGGGACGCCCAAACCGGAAGCGCCCCCGGCGCCCCTTCCCGCGTCCACCGAGCAGATCTCCGCGGGTCCGGACACGAGCGTGACCCGGGGCAAGCCCGCGCGGGTGATGACGCTCGCGGGGACGGTGCAGGCCGAGCCGATGGAGGTCCGCTACCGTCAGCTCGTCATCAAGCGCTACTGGATCAGCCGGGAAGTGCCCATCCTGCGGCTGGCGAAGATCGAGTTTCCCCCCATCCAGTACACGATGGAGGTGCGCGACTACGGCGTGGATGCCCGGCCTCGCATGGTGCGCCCCTCCCCGAACGACAAGAAGATGATCCTGGGGACCGAGGAGCAGCTACCCTCGCGCTTCAAGTTCCAGCCTCCCGCCGAGACGGATTCAGAGTCGAAGGACAACCGCCCATGAAGACGCCCACGCCGCCTCAAACGCTCCGCCGCCGCGCCCGTCGTGGCCAGGCCATGGTGGAGTACTCCTTCATCAACTGGGTGCTGGTGTTCGGCCTCATCGTCCTGATGAGCGTCGACCTGGGCAACGGGAAGGAGAAGATGAACGTCATCGACGCCTTCCTGCGCGCGTACCAGATTTATTACGACTCGTTCTACTTCGTGCTCAACCTGCCGTTCCCGTGAAGCCCACCCCGTCCCGCGCCGCCTCCGCCTCACCGCCCGCTCTCCGGGTCATCCACGGCATCGTCTTCGGCGGACTGACCGCCATCTGTGTCGTGGCCGGCATGGCGGAGTTCGAGCACCTGTGGCGCACCCAGCAGCAGCCCTTCCACGCCGGGCCGCCACCGCGTCCGGCGCTGGTGCTGGCCGTGCTCGCCACCGTGCTCGGCATGGGCGTCATCC
Above is a window of Cystobacter fuscus DNA encoding:
- a CDS encoding response regulator → MSKPKVTIVDDDRDTRELLSLALESEDFEVNAAANGLRLIASLQLKRPDVILMDVNMSWIDGFELCKAVKKNEQFRDIPIIFISGRGEPEDKRRGAEAGAADYFVKPLDLEALIRRLRQLLPQPTPEVT
- the xseB gene encoding exodeoxyribonuclease VII small subunit — its product is MAKDSRGKAAEAVPEQYGDVVQKLEEMVARLEGGTLSLEESLKSFEEGIKLVRRGEQLLNAAEKRIEELLSADGQDEVVALQAGVKPPVPATPAPARSSPAASRAATPPPEDDVPF
- a CDS encoding type II secretion system F family protein; the encoded protein is MSDVLTTTLMGGSALMFAASVGFFGFGVYQNYFSQFVSEVRDESAGGVAGFSSVAIRKLGVLNRRFMWPGYETKMRRALIRAGEPQAFKPEDIMALQEISAAVGLVAGLILVNAIGENLAWALLFLLFGMYYPLIWVNDQVKKRHLLISRALPYNLDLLTLSVEAGLDFTGALAKVVEKGKAGPLREELQIVLKQLKMGKTREEGLKAMIARVDLPSLTTFVTALIQADKMGTSLGKVLRIQSTQLRIDRTQRAEKLAGEAPVKMLFPLIACIFPTVFMVLFGPIVFQFMFGDVGS
- the xseA gene encoding exodeoxyribonuclease VII large subunit, whose amino-acid sequence is MKKRRATGEAPPAPPAGQGDLFGGALLPLAPPAVEVVAPKPPEPPARPPAPVPPAALADVSTSLSPLPGAPARPAAPTRTVLTVGELTQQIKTTLESRFPRVLVRGEVSGFRGANARGHLYFTLKDAEASIDVKMWASQAARLRFHLRDGLAVVVEGSVDLYAPSGRYSLIAFKLEPEGEGALALAFEQLKARLAAEGLIGDNRVRPPRPLPFLPRRIGVVTSRTGAALQDFLRVLHSRHPRLSVLLCDARVQGEGSAEEVARGIERLSRTDVDVIVVTRGGGSKEDLWTFNEERVARAIFASPVPVVSAIGHEIDFTIADFVADWRAPTPSAAAERLAPVLQELEYGLATWSVRLRKAVERRVLELRGALGQARGGLVDPRRRLSNERLRLADAEEAMTRQMRLVLRRHREDLRAHTEHLQRQRPQSRLAEQRARLVQLSARLKDALRADVAARRARAAQARLRLERVSPVARVAELRARLAEHKARLVALEKDALAHAQRHFQGLEGRLDALSPLKVMSRGYAVTVRRRDGGVVRSIADVQPGELLGIKFASAGARTLQGCEEIEATVTAVKGPVDC
- a CDS encoding FHA domain-containing protein, giving the protein MSNGSPPTRRRPTTSSSSDAPSGGAARPRPGARRSPTAAAAPRAPEREPLPPSATKLVCTAGPCAGQEFGLEDGEYVIGRANDNPICIPDSSVSRRHVLIRRLGGGWTVNDLGSGNGTLMNGEPLSEETPLSSGAVLTLGDTELTFNDASNATMMMPMPSAPPARPARTRTAAAPAAPAAEEEGEEGNGEAAIAPRRPPPRPESRVRPGRGRAAAADPEAQKRKKRLLVISASVFVLLAVVLLVMKVQQQRQAETLRQSAQAAQLQREQIAGLFQEAKNLIRDGKWTDAKARLLELKEAEPDHPQVGDYLARVEKEIPNQLALEAARTALAQNQLGPAFTSLAKVSQDTQMFEVVGSLRRELKDKADKRVGEAQSLLTQKQLDQAKAITDDVLVAFPEHRDAKVVNEQAARAIAERDAPPPPPTPKAVPKPWDQAVDRYRDGDLQGAMAIANDCASKAPQCKTLTSQLGDFGMLYKRMEDLDDRGLTRLLELDRKITSGRGSKLVAGAGKRAANNYYKMASSAKVSGQWGRAMDYAQRALQADPSNTGAANIVNEMRQKAKDVYMSAYAMKDTDPEEALPKFREVMSMTSPDDETHQKAKGWVEKLKR